The Aquila chrysaetos chrysaetos chromosome 19, bAquChr1.4, whole genome shotgun sequence genome includes a region encoding these proteins:
- the MSANTD4 gene encoding myb/SANT-like DNA-binding domain-containing protein 4 isoform X1 produces the protein MKQLKRKRKSNFSVQETQTLLKEIRKRREVLFSKQLNTTINEMKRKAWEEIAECVNAVGEGEQRTGTEVKRRYLDWRALMKRKRLNANIKVVGAGFHLPSSNLDDSLNEDMDEKMGFAIESSFEWQNITDFREAGGSLTEIKVEEEEEDPQNFEFPIEEEEEILSSVLPDSKKENDLPDFPHIEEFGNLSSAQARLAYEDSHLLINLEKQKVELEKQRLDIEAERLQVEKERLQIEKERLRHVDLERERLQIEKERLQIEWEKLRLETLHAEKPALENDLTQTEKPIMQPLDLETEKLKLEKERLQLEKERLQFLKFESEKLQIEKERLQVEKERLRIQREGHLQ, from the exons atgaaacaattaaaaagaaaaagaaaaagcaattttagtGTTCAGGAAACTCAAACTCTCcttaaagaaatcagaaaaaggagagaagtaCTCTTTTCAAAGCAACTTAATACAACAATTAATGAGATGAAACGGAAAGCTTGGGAGGAAATAGCAGAGTGTGTAAATGCTGTAGGTGAAGGAGAGCAAAGAACAGGGACAGAAGTGAAAAGGCGATACCTTGACTGGAGAGCACTCATGAAGAGAAAACGTCTGAATGCAAACATCAAAGTAGTAGGTGCTGGGTTTCACCTTCCTTCATCCAATTTAGATGACTCTCTCAATGAAGACATGGATGAGAAAATGGGATTTGCAATTGAATCTAGTTTTGAATGGCAAAATatcactgacttcagagaaGCCGGTGGATCTTTAACAGAAATCAAAgtagaagaggaagaggaggatcCGCAGAATTTTGAA TTTCCTattgaggaagaagaagaaattttgtcATCAGTTTTGCCAGATTCgaagaaagaaaatgacctACCAGACTTCCCCCACATTGAAGAGTTTGGAAATCTAAGCTCTGCTCAAGCTAGGCTAGCCTATGAAGATTCTCACTTGCTTATAAatctggagaagcagaaggtggagctggagaagcagcgACTAGACATTGAAGCCGAAAGGTTACAAGTGGAGAAGGAGCGCCTGCAAATTGAAAAAGAACGGTTGCGGCATGTTGACTTGGAGCGTGAGAGACTTCAGATTGAGAAGGAGCGACTTCAGATTGAATGGGAGAAACTCAGGCTAGAGACTCTGCATGCTGAAAAACCTGCCCTGGAAAATGACCTCacccaaacagaaaaacccatCATGCAGCCTCTAGATCTGGAAACTGAAAAGttaaaacttgaaaaagaaCGTTTGCAGTTAGAGAAAGAGAGGCTGCAGTTCCTAAAGTTTGAGTCAGAGAAGCTGCAGATTGAGAAGGAACGCTTGCAAGTGGAGAAGGAGCGCCTTCGAATTCAGAGAGAGGGTCACTTGCAGTGA
- the KBTBD3 gene encoding kelch repeat and BTB domain-containing protein 3: MANQRDYISRPICNGISVPENKINSLVAEGHGQQILKVLQKFREQNIFFDFKIVVKDEIIPCHRCVLAACSDFFRAMFEVNMKERDDGNVTISNLSPKAVKAFLDYAYTGKTEITNDNVEMLFQLSSFLQVSLLSKACSDFLIKSIDLVNCLQLLSLSESYGSVRLFDHALDFVQHHFSLLLRSSDFLEMNFEILQKCLEADELDVPEEESVLKAVLQWTKHNLETRQKYLPNLIRKVRLHQLPEKTLQDFLHSEEHLLKSANCSIIINDAVKSVQNFSGLFPDARPSTTEKYIFVHKTDEDGENRHTFCYNIKTDKWKELPHTHMIDLPGSSLSSYGEKIFITGGCKGNCYRTVRLHIAEPFHDATDQTWCYCPVSNEFSIVSAMKKPRTMHTSVVTLNQLFVIGGKTRGAQETRSLLDVESYNPLSKDWKSVSQLPRGIYYPEASACQNIIYVLGSEVEITDAFNPSLDCFFKYNAVTDQWSELVAEFGQFFHATLIKAVPVNCTLYICDLSTYKVYSFCPETCVWKGEGSFECAGFNAGAVGTEDKIYILGGDYAPEEITDEVQVYHSSRSEWEEVSPMPRALTEFYCQVIQFNKYRDPWSSVLTICSGEF, encoded by the exons ATGGCCAATCAACGGGATTACATTAGCAGACCTATTTGCAATGGaatttctgttcctgaaaataaaatcaattccTTAGTGGCTGAAGGTCATGGACAACAAATTCTAAAAGTACTACAAAAGttcagagaacaaaatatattttttgacTTTAAAATTGTTGTGAAAGATGAAATAATTCCTTGTCATCGTTGTGTACTGGCAGCGTGCAGTGATTTTTTCAG AGCCATGTTTGAAGTTAATATGAAAGAACGAGATGATGGCAATGTTACTATTAGTAATCTATCCCCCAAGGCAGTGAAAGCTTTTCTTGATTATGCttacacaggaaaaacagagataACAAATGATAATGTGGAAATGCTCTTCCAACTGTCGTCATTTCTTCAAGTTTCACTCCTTTCCAAAGCTTGCAgtgactttttaataaaaagtattgATCTTGTGAATTGCTTACAGTTGCTTTCTCTATCAGAAAGTTATGGTTCCGTCCGCTTATTTGATCATGCACTCGATTTTGTACAGCACCACTTTTCCTTGCTGCTCAGATCAAGTGATTTTCTGGAGATGAATTTTGAGATATTACAAAAATGTCTTGAGGCTGACGAACTAGATGTCCCTGAGGAAGAATCAGTGTTGAAAGCTGTCCTTCAGTGGACCAAACACAACTTAGAAACACGACAGAAATACCTGCCTAATTTGATTAGAAAAGTGAGACTACACCAGTTACCTGAAAAGACTTTGCAGGACTTTCTACATTCTGAAGAACACTTACTTAAGAGTGCTAATTGCTCAATAATAATCAATGATGCAGTTAAAAGTGTGCAAAACTTTAGTGGACTGTTTCCAGATGCACGTCcttcaacaacagaaaaatatatatttgttcaTAAAACTGATGAAGATGGAGAAAACAGACATACATTCTGCTACAACATCAAAACAGATAAATGGAAAGAACTACCACATACGCACATGATTGATCTTCCAGGGTCAAGTTTATCTAGctatggagaaaaaatatttataactgGAGGATGCAAAGGGAATTGTTATAGGACTGTCAGACTTCATATTGCTGAACCATTCCATGATGCCACTGACCAAACCTGGTGCTACTGTCCAGTCAGCAATGAATTCTCCATAGTGTCAGCTATGAAAAAACCAAGGACAATGCACACATCTGTTGTAACCTTAAATCAGCTGTTTGTAATAGGTGGAAAGACCAGAGGAGCTCAAGAGACCCGAAGTCTTTTGGATGTAGAATCCTATAATCCTCTTTCCAAAGATTGGAAATCTGTAAGCCAGTTACCAAGAGGTATCTACTATCCAGAAGCAAGTGCATGTCAGAATATAATTTACGTCCTTGGCTCAGAAGTTGAGATTACTGATGCCTTTAATCCATCTCTTgactgtttctttaaatataatgcTGTGACTGATCAGTGGTCTGAGCTTGTAGCAGAATTTGGGCAGTTTTTCCATGCAACTCTCATCAAAGCCGTTCCAGTGAACTGTACATTGTACATATGTGATCTCTCCACCTACAAGGTCTACAGTTTTTGCCCAGAAACCTGTGTCTGGAAAGGGGAAGGATCGTTTGAATGCGCTGGCTTTAATGCAGGGGCAGTTGGGACAGAAGACAAAATTTATATATTAGGTGGTGATTATGCTCCAGAAGAAATCACAGACGAAGTTCAAGTCTACCATAGCAGTAGGTCTGAGTGGGAAGAAGTTTCACCAATGCCAAGAGCCTTAACTGAGTTTTACTGTCAGGTCATTCAGTTTAATAAATATAGGGACCCCTGGTCATCTGTACTGACAATTTGCTCTGGAGAATTTTGA
- the MSANTD4 gene encoding myb/SANT-like DNA-binding domain-containing protein 4 isoform X2 yields MDEKMGFAIESSFEWQNITDFREAGGSLTEIKVEEEEEDPQNFEFPIEEEEEILSSVLPDSKKENDLPDFPHIEEFGNLSSAQARLAYEDSHLLINLEKQKVELEKQRLDIEAERLQVEKERLQIEKERLRHVDLERERLQIEKERLQIEWEKLRLETLHAEKPALENDLTQTEKPIMQPLDLETEKLKLEKERLQLEKERLQFLKFESEKLQIEKERLQVEKERLRIQREGHLQ; encoded by the exons ATGGATGAGAAAATGGGATTTGCAATTGAATCTAGTTTTGAATGGCAAAATatcactgacttcagagaaGCCGGTGGATCTTTAACAGAAATCAAAgtagaagaggaagaggaggatcCGCAGAATTTTGAA TTTCCTattgaggaagaagaagaaattttgtcATCAGTTTTGCCAGATTCgaagaaagaaaatgacctACCAGACTTCCCCCACATTGAAGAGTTTGGAAATCTAAGCTCTGCTCAAGCTAGGCTAGCCTATGAAGATTCTCACTTGCTTATAAatctggagaagcagaaggtggagctggagaagcagcgACTAGACATTGAAGCCGAAAGGTTACAAGTGGAGAAGGAGCGCCTGCAAATTGAAAAAGAACGGTTGCGGCATGTTGACTTGGAGCGTGAGAGACTTCAGATTGAGAAGGAGCGACTTCAGATTGAATGGGAGAAACTCAGGCTAGAGACTCTGCATGCTGAAAAACCTGCCCTGGAAAATGACCTCacccaaacagaaaaacccatCATGCAGCCTCTAGATCTGGAAACTGAAAAGttaaaacttgaaaaagaaCGTTTGCAGTTAGAGAAAGAGAGGCTGCAGTTCCTAAAGTTTGAGTCAGAGAAGCTGCAGATTGAGAAGGAACGCTTGCAAGTGGAGAAGGAGCGCCTTCGAATTCAGAGAGAGGGTCACTTGCAGTGA